The genome window CTGCGGGATGCGGTCGGGATTGCGCAGCAGCTCCTGCGGATTGACCCAGATCGACTCCACCGGCGTGGACACCGCCAGCGGCTCGCCGTTGCGGTCGGTGATCATGCCGCGCGAGGTGGCGATCGGCAGCTCGCGCAGGTAGCGCGCCTCGCCCTGGCGCTGGTAGAAATCGCTGTTGATGATCTGCACGTAGGCGGCGCGGCCGATCAGGGTGACCGAGCACAGGCTCAGCGCCGCACCGACCAGCACCAGCCGGCCACGGAGATTGAAGTTGCTGCGCGGGCGGTTGCGGCCGGTCTTGCTCATGGCCGCACCACCACGATGTCGCCGGTTTCCGGAAACTTCATGCCCAGCCGCTCACGCGCGACCTGATCGACGCGATTGCTTTCCGCCCAGGTCGCCTGCTCCAGCTGCAGCCGGCCGAACTCGATGTTCAACTCGTCGCGGCTGTGCTCCAGCCGCGACAACTCGACGAACAGCTGGCGATGGCGATGGCGCATGTACACCACACCGATGGCCGAAGTGATGGTGCAGGCGAGCAGCACGATTAGCAGGAGGCGGCTCATGCGTCGCTCCTGTGAAGCTGCGCCGGGACTCGGGACCGGGGAGCCGGAAAAAGCAGATGGACAGCGCGCGCCGCAAGACCGTCGGCCGCCGCGCTTTTGCCGTTGCTCTTGTCGTTGCTCTCACCCGGTCCCCGGTCCCCGGTCCCCGGTCCCGCCAATTTCTCAGCCACCCGCAACACCGCACTGCGCGCACGCGGATTGCCGGCCAGTTCGTCGGCATCGGCCTTGATCGCGCCGCCGTGCAGTTGCAGGATCGGCACGAACGGCTGCGCTTCGGGCAGGCGGCGGTTGCTCGGCGGGGCCTTGGCGTGGCGGTTCATGAATTGCTTGACGATGCGGTCTTCCAGCGAGTGGAAGCTGATCACCGCCAGGCGGCCGCCCGGCTTGAGCCTGGCCAGCGCCGCGTCCAGCCCGGCTTCGAGATCGGCCAGTTCGCGGTTGATGTGGATGCGGATCGCCTGGAAGCTGCGCGTGGCCGGATGGGTCTTGCTGTCGCCGCGCGGCATCACGCTGGCGATCAGCTCGGCCAGCTGCGCGGTACGGGTCAGCGGCTGCTCGGCGCGGCGCGCCACGATCGCGCGGGCGATGCGCCGGCTCTGGCGTTCGTCGCCATAGGTCCACAGTACGTCGGCGATGGCGCGCTCGTCGGCGCGCGCCAGCCACTGCGCGGCGCTTTCGCCGGCGTCCGGATCCATGCGCATGTCCAGCGGGCCGTCCTTGCCGAACGAGAAACCGCGTTCGGCCACGTCCAGCTGCGGCGAGGACACGCCCAGGTCGAACAGCACCCCGTCCAGGTCGGCGGCGGCGTCCCACTGGCCCAGTTCGGCGAAGCTGCCGCGGCGGATGCGCACGCGCGCGTCGCTACCGAACGCATGTTCGGCTTCGGCGATCGCCTCGGGATCCTTGTCCATCAACAGCAGCCGGCCTCCTGGGCCGAGTTTGTGCAGCACCCCGCGCGCGTGTCCGCCACGCCCGAACGTGCCATCCAGATAGATTCCGTCTTCGATCACCTGCAGCCCGTCCATGACCTGCGCGAACAACACCGGCACATGCGCCGCCGGCGGTTGCGACACCGGAAGGTGACCGGTCTGCGCCTGTCCGCGCATCCGGACACCTCGGCTCACAACTTCAGATCGAGCAATCCATCGCCCAGATCCTCATCAGACAACGTCTGCTGGATCAGTGCGCGATGAGCCTGCTCGCTCCATAGTTCGAACTTGTCGCCCATGCCCAACAGCACGGCGCGCTTTTCGATGCCCACCGCAGCGCGGTGGCTCGGCGGGATGGTGATGCGGCTGTTGGCGTCCAACTCCAGCGCAGCCGAGGAACCCACCAGCTTCTGCTGCAGGACCCGCACCACGCGCTGGGTGTTGGGCTTGGCCATGACGTCGTCACGGACCCGCTCCCATTCCTTTTCCGCGTACAGCCACAGGCACCCGGCTTCGAACGGGTTGTAGGTCAGCACCAGCCGATTGCCGCTCGCACGCACGACGAGGTCGCGGTACGCGGTGGGAACCGCCATACGCCCTTTGTCGTCCACTGTGATTGCGGTCTCGCCCTGAAACACGACGCCTACACCTTTCCAAATCCGCCTGGGCGGTCATTGAACCACGAAAAACCACAAAAAACCCGGTTTCCCCTCGAGTACCCACCTTAGCAGCGCCCAAAAGGTTGTCAACAACTTTGCGAGCGATAAATCGCTAGCCACATCAATGGCTTGCGCCATTCTTTAGAGACTTGTTCAAAGGTTATCCACAAGTTGCTGTTTCGTCTCATATTTTGAGATTGAGCGGAAATTCAGCCGCGTGCACAAGGCGTTAAGACAACGGCCAGCTGCCAGGCCCGCTCCGGACCGTCTCGCATGCCACTGCGCAAAGCCGCACAATCCCGGCCTATGTGCCTGGCCGCCCTCGCCCTCCACTCGCACCCGCGCTGGCGCCTGTTGCTGGTCGGCAACCGCGACGAATTCCATGCCCGCCCGACCGCGCCGCTGCAGCGCTGGGCGGCGCCGGCGCAGCGGGTGCTGGCCGGGCGCGACCTGCGTTCCGGCGGCAGTTGGGTGGGCATGGACGATGCCGGCCGCTGCATCGTGGTCACCAACGTGCGTGACCCACTGGCGTCGCTGTCCGGCGCCTCGCGCGGCGCCCTGGTCGCCGACTACCTGGCCGGCGCCGCGCCGGCTGCAGCCTTCACCGACGCTGTGGCGCTGCGCGCCGACGCCTATCCGCCGTTCAACCTGCTGCTGGCCGATACCGACGGCGCCGACTATCTCGGCAACCATCCGCCGGCCCGGCAGCGCCTGGCACCCGGCATCCACGGCATGTCCAATGGCGCGCTGGACGCGCCCTGGCCGAAAACCGTGCGCCTGTGCGCGGTGCTGGCCGGCTGGATCGCCGCCGGCGACGAGGACCTGGCCCCGCTATGGCGGGCGCTGGCCGACGAGACCATCGCCGCCGACGCGCAGCTGCCCGACACCGGCGTGGGCCTGGAGCTGGAGCGGCGCCTGTCGCCGGCCTTCATCCGCGGCCACGACTACGGCACCCGCGCCAGCACCATCGTCGCGGTGGACGGTGAGGGCCGCGGCTGGATCCACGAGCGCCGCTTCGGCGCCGATGGGGTGTTCTTGGGGGAGACGCGGCTGGAGGGGGCTCGGGACCGGGGACTCGGGTTCCGGTAAGAGCGCAAGCAACAGCGAAGCATCCCAGCTTTTTCTGTCCCCATGATCCCCGAACTACAGCGCACAGCGGAATCGGCAAAGCGCCGCATGCGGCATCCGCGCAAGCAACGCCAATTGGCGAACCAGCCTCCTACAGTCGGGACTGAAGTTCCTCCCACAACAGCCGAGCCAGAGTGGCGGCCATATCAATTGAGAGCGCGGTGGCAGTAGCAGGCCCACGACACAGCTAGCGCCAGCAGCAACGCACATGCCGGCACCCTGGGAAAAAGCCCACACACCACATCTGGAGCAAAGTCCCCGTTAGTAAAGGGGGCGCGGCGAAGCCGCGGGGATTTGGGGGCAAAGAGCCCGGGGTCCAAACTTTATGCTGCGCAAAAGTTTGGGGCTTTTTTAGCGCGACGCGCAAAAAAAAGCGGCGGAGCCGGCCGATAAGCCGGGTTCTGTCGTGGACAGTCATTCTTCTAGGCGCCGCGTCACCGCTGCGCTCGAGCAACCTACCCGGACCCGACGCGGGCAGCGCCATGAGGTCCCTATTTGGTCTTGCTCCAGGTGGGGTTTGCCGTACCGGTCCGTTACCGGACTCGCGGTGCGCTCTTACCGCACCATTTCACCCTTACCGGTCCCTCGCCACCCCCTGCCGTTTCCGGACCGCACTTGGTCGATGCGTCGCATTGACGGTGCAGCCGCATGGCGGCAGAGGGGTGACGAGGGACTTAGGCGGTATCTTTCTGTTGCACTTTCCGTCGGCTCGCGCCGCCCAGGCGTTACCTGGCACCTTGCCCTATGGAGCCCGGACTTTCCTCGGCACCCCGCCGCACCGAAATGCACCGGGATGACGCGACTGTCTGGCCGACTCCGCCGCGCGCATTGTCGCACGTACGCTAGGCAACATGTTCCTAGAGCGTGTTATGAACTTTTCGGGGATGCAGCTATCGTAGATGGATGCAGAGCAAACGCCCATATCCGACCGATATTTCCGACGAAGAGTGGGCGTTCGCGGCGCCTTACCTGAGCCTGATGACAGAGCAAGCTCCGCAGCGCAAGTACGCGTTGCGGGCGATGTTCAATGCGCTGCGTTGGATGGCGCGTGCTGGAGCGCCGTGGCGCCTGCTACCCAACGACTTCCCGCCATGGGAAGCGGTTTACCAGCAGACGCAGCGCTGGCTGCAGGCGGGCTGCTTTGAAGCCATGGTCAGCGATCTGCGTTCCGTCCTACGTGTCGCCCAGGGGAAGCAAGGCCAACCCAGCGCAATCATCCTGGACGGGCGGACACTGCAATCCACCTGTGAGAGCGGCCCGCGCGCCGGTTACGACGGCTATAAGCGGAAGAAAGGCAGCAAGGTGCACATGGCGGTCGACACGCTCGGACATTTGCTTGCAGTGCAAGTCACGCCAGCCAACGAACAAGAGCGCGCTCAAGTGCGCTCACTGGCGCAGGAGGTGCAACACGTCACAGGTGACACCGTAACGGTGGCATTCGTGGATCAAGGCTACACCGGCCAGGAGCCGGCGCAAGCGGCTCAGGAAGAAGGAATCGAATTGCACGTGGTGAAACTTCCCGAAGCCAAGAAAGGGTTCGTGTTGCTTCCTCGGCGCTGGGTCGTCGAACGTAGCTTTGGCTGGGTCAATCGATTCCGTCGGCTTGCACGCGACTACGAGCGCTTGCCGGAAACCCTGGCTGGCCTGCATTTCGTCGTCTTCACGGTCCTCATGCTCAGCAACGCTGCCGCCATCCTCCAAAGTTCATAACACGCTCTAATGCCAGCACTCAAGGCAGCGCGGCACTGGCGATGCCTCAGCCCCCATACAACGCCTTGCGCGGCGCCCCGGTGATCTCCGCGGCCAGCTTGGCGGCGGTGGACGGCGGCAGGTGCGCGCTGAGCGTGGTGTAGACGCGGCGGCCCTCGGCCAGTTGCGCGTCGGCATCGTCGCCGGCGCCCTGCACGATCAGCACGAACTCGCCCTTGCGCTGGTTGGCGTCGGCCTCCACCCGCGCCTGCAGCGCGGCCAGGCTGCCGTCGAGCACGGTCTCGAACAGCTTGGTCAGCTCGCGCGCCAGCACCGCCGGGCGCGCGTCGCCGAACGCGGCGCGGCAGTCGGCCAGGGACTCGACGATGCGGTGCGCCGATTCATAGAAAACCAAAGTGCGCGGCTCGCCGGCCAGCCGCGCCAGGCGCTCGCGGCGGCCGGAGGCCTTGGCCGGCAAGAAGCCCTCGAAGCTGAAACGGTCGCTGGGCAGGCCGGCCACGCTGAGCGCGGCGATCGCCGCGCATGCGCCAGGCACCGGGCTGACCCGCACTCCGGCCTCGCGTGCGGCGCGTACCAGCCGGTAGCCGGGGTCGCTGACCAGCGGGGTGCCGGCGTCGCTGATCAGGGCCAGCGACTCGCCGCCGAGCAGGCGCGCGACGATGCGCTGCGCCAGCGCGTCCTCGTTGTGCTCGTGCAGCGCGAGCAGCGGCCTGTCGATGCCGAAATGCGCCAGCAGCTGGCCGCTGCGGCGGGTGTCCTCGGCGCAGATCGCGGCGACCGCGCGCAGCACCTCCTGCGCGCGCGGCGTCAGGTCGGCGAGATTGCCGATCGGCGTGGCGACGACATGCAGGGTTCCAGGCTGGGCGCTCATCTACGGCTTTCCATGGTCAAGGGTAGAATCGTAGCGGTTTTCCCCGGCGCGCCCCGGCGTGCCCAGCCGAATGGACCAGAAATGAACAAGCGATTCGCAAGGATTTCCGCCCTGTCGCTGCTGGCGCTGCTGTTCGCCGGTTGCGCCACCACCAGCGTGACGCAGAGCGCGTCGTCGCCGGCCCAGTCCGCGGCGCTGATGCTGCTGGAGCGGGGCCAGCCACGGGAAGCGGCGCTGCAGTTGGAGGCGCAGGCCGCCGCCGCCGCCGGCAGCGAGCGCAACCAGTTGCTGGCCGATGCCGCCTTCGCCTGGTACGAGAGCGGCGACGCCGCGCGCGCGCGCAGCCTGGCCGCGCAGGTGCAGCCGCGCCAGCTGTCGGGCCTGAGCAAGGTGCGGCTGGCCCTGGTCAACGCCGAACTGGCCCTGGTCGACCGCCAGCCGGCGCAGGCGCTGCAGGCGCTGGGCAGCGATCCGCAGGCGGTGCCGCAGAACCTGCGCGCGCGATGGCACCTGGCCCGCGCGCAGGCGCTGGAAGGCACCGGCGACGCCACCGCGGCACTGGACGAACGCGCCCGCGCCGACATCGGCCTGACCGGCCAGGCGCGCAGCGACAACCAGCGCGCCATCGTGCGCCAGCTGGCGGCGTTGGACGACGCCACCCTGAAGGCGCGCGCCGCCGCGCTGCCGGCCGGCGACCCGCTGTACAACTTCGCCGGGCGCGCGCTGATCAGCCGCGGCCTGGCGCTGCCGCGCCCGTTCGACCGCGGCGAGCAGTGGGGCTTGGACACCAGCAAGCGCCCCCCCGCCGAGCGCGACGGCTACCGTCCGCCGGCCAAGCTGGCGGTGCTGCTGCCACTGAGCGGCACCCTGGCCAACGTTGCCGCGCCGGTGCGCGACGGCCTGCTGGCCGGCTACTACGGCGAGACCCGGCGCCGTCCGGAGATCGATTTCATCGACACCACCGGCACCGCGGCCGGCGCGCTGGCCGCCTACCAGAAGGCGATTGACGGCGGCGCCGACTTCGTGGTGGGCCCGCTCGGCCGCGACGAGGTCAGCGCGCTGTTCGCGCGCGACGCGCTGCCGGTGCCGCTGCTGGCGCTCAATCGCGGCACCAGCACGCCGCCGGCCGGCAGCGCCGGCTTCTCGCTGGCACCGGAAGACGACGGCATCGCCGCCGCCGAGTATCTGCTGGCGCAAGAGCGCCGCAACGCGCTGGTGATCGGCAGCAACGACGACAACGGCCGCCGCGCGGTGGCCGCGTTCCGCGAGCGCTTCGTCGAGCGCGGCGGCAAGGTCGCCGCCAGCGTCAGCGTGGCCGAAGTGCCGGGCGATGTCGGCGCGCAGCTGCGCAGCGCCAGCGCCGCCGATGCGGTGTTCCTGGCGGTGAAGGGCAGCACCGCGCGCGCGCTGGCGCCGCAGCTGGCACTGGCCGGTTTCGCCGGCAAGAGCCGGGTGGCGACCTCGCAGCTGGTGCTGGGCACCGGCAAGCCCGAGGACGACCTGGCGCTGGACGGCATCGCCTACCCGAGCGAACTGTGGAACGTGCGCGGCGTTGGCGGCCTGCCGGCGGCGAGCAGCGTCGCCGAGACCCTGCCGACTGCGCGCGGCCCGGCCGCACGCCTGTTCGCGTTCGGCTACGACGCCTGGCAGATCAGCGCCTACCTGGAGAAGCTCGCCACCGGCGCCGAAGCCAACCTGCGCGGCGCCACCGGCGTGCTGCACCTGGACGGCGTCGGCAACATCCTGCGCACCCCGGCCTGGTCCACCTTCAGCGGCGGGCGCGCGACGCCGCTGCCCGATGGGCGTTGACCGCCGGCAACGCGGCAACGACGTGGAAGCGGCGGCGCGCGTCGAACTGGAGCGCGCCGGCCTGAAACTGATCGCGGCCAACGTGACCTACCGCGGCGGCGAACTGGACCTGGTGATGCAGCAGGCGCAATGCCTGGTATTCGTCGAGGTGCGCTACCGGCGCAACGACGCGTTCGGCGGCGCCGCCGCCTCGGTCGACCGGCGCAAGCGCCGTCGGCTGCTGCTGGCCGCGCAACTGTTTCTGGCCGCGCATCCGCATTACACGAACTGGCCGTGCCGTTTCGACGTGGTCGAGGCCGAAGGCGAACCGCCACGGCTGACCTGGCTGCGCGATGCGTTTCGCGCCGACGACTGCTGACGTGCCTAGCGCGTGCCACCCATTCCCGAGCAGGTCGCGCCGCGCTCGCGGGTGCTCGGGGCAAGTGCGTGTCTGGCCGTTCGCCAACGGCTTTTTCGGCGCGCGCGGCATGGTCACGCTGTGGTCCGAATTGCGCCGGGTGTGGCTGCCGCCGGCATTGGCGGTCGGCACCTGGAAACTACTGCAAGCGCCGCCCTCTTCCGCTTCGCGATCCCAGCCATGACCACACCACTGCCTGCCACCTTGACCGACACTCTCGCCGCACTGCTGGGTGCTGAGGGCTGGCGCACCGACGACACCAGCCGCCGCAGCTACGGCGAAGACGACTCGCGGCGCTGGGCGCTGGCCGACGCGGTGGCGCTGCCGCAGACCCGCGCACAGGTGCAGGCGATCGTGCGCGCCTGCCGCGCGCACCGCGTGCCGATCGTCGCGCGCGGCGCCGGCACCGGCACCGCCGGCGCCGCGGTGCCGTTCGGCGGCGGCGTGGTGCTGTCGTTCGCGCGCATGAACCGCATCCTGCAGCTGCGCCCGCAGGACCGCTGCGCGGTGGTCGAGCCGGGCGTGCTCAACGGCGACCTGCAACAGGCGCTGGCGCCGCACGGCCTGTTCTGGCCGCCGGATCCGTCCAGCGCCGAGATCTGCAGCGTCGGCGGCAACCTGGCGACCAATGCCGGCGGCCCGCGCGCGGTGAAGTACGGCGCCACCCGCGACAACGTGCTCGGCGTGGTCGCGGTGACCGGCGCCGGCGAACTGATCCGCTGCGGCGGCGCCTACACCAAGGACGCCACCGGCTACGACTTGACCCACCTGCTGGTCGGCAGCGAAGGCACCCTGGCACTGATCGTGGAAGCGACGCTGAAACTGTCGCCGCGGCCGCTGGCGCAGGCCGGGCTGCGCGCGTTCTACCGCGATGCCGGCAGCGCTGCGGCGGCGGTGTCGCGGCTGATGGCGCAGCCGACCACGCCGGCGATGCTGGAATTCATGGACCGCAGTGCAATCGCACTGCTGCGCCGCAACGGCAGCGACATGCCCGAGGCCGGCGCGATGCTGCTGATCGAGGCCGACGGCGACCACGACACCCTGCCCTACGCACTGCAGGCGCTGGGCGCGGCGGCCGACGGCGAGGGGCTGCTGTCGCTGGACGTGGCCACCGACGGCGCCGCCCGCGACCGGCTGTGGGCCGCGCGCCGCGCGCTGTCGCCGGCGCTGCGCACGATCAAGCCGGGCAAGATCAACGAAGACGTGGTGGTGCCGGTGTCGTGCATCCCCGAGCTGGTCGCCGGGGTGGAAGCGCTGGCGGCGGAATTCGACTTGCCGATCGTCGCTTTCGGCCATGCCGGCAACGGCAACCTGCACGTCAACATCATGTACGCGCCCGACGATGCCGCTGAGACCGCGCGTGCGCACGCCGCGTTGCCGCGCCTGTTCGCGCTGGTGCTGGCGCTGGAAGGCACGCTGTCGGGCGAACACGGCATCGGCGTGGCCAAACGCGACTACATGGCGCAGGCCTTCGACGCGGCCACGCTGGATGCGATGCGCGCGGTGAAGCGCGCGCTGGATCCGGACGGCATCCTCAACCCGGGCAAGGTGTTGCCGGAGGCGTGAACGGGACTCGGGACTCGGGACTCGGGACTCGGGACTCGCAAGAATCGGCCTGATGCCGCGCGCACGCAACCGGCGACCGCTTGTTGTAGAGCGGCTTCAGCCGCGACGAACGCAGTGGAAACGGCTGACGACGTGGGAATCCGGGGCTGAAGCCCCTCCTACAGTGTACTGGCCAGCTTGCAGGAGCGATTCAGGCGCTGCGTTCGCTCGTACCGACGAAGCGCAAGCCCACACCCGGCTCGGTGGCGATGTAGCGCGGCGCCACCGCGCTGTCGCCGAGTTTCTGCCGCAGCTTGCCGACCAGGATGCGCAGGTAGTGAGTGTCTTCCTGGTGGGTCGGTCCCCACACTTCGCGCAGCAGTTGCGGCTGGGTGAGCACGCGTCCGCTGTGGCGCAAGAGCAGCGCCAGCAGCGCGTATTCCTTGCGGCTCAGCGGCAGCGGCTCGCCGTCCAGACGTACCTCGCGCAGGCCCAGGTGGATGTGCAGGTGGCCGTCGTCGAACACCGGCTCGGCTTCGCCGGCGGCCGGTTGCATGCGCAGCAGCACGCGGATGCGCGCCATCAGTTCCTGCACGCCGAATGGCTTGGTCACGTAGTCGTTGGCGCCGGCGTCGAGCGCCTGCACCTTCTCCGCTTCGCCGGCACGCACGGTGAGCATGATCACCGGCACCGTGGACCACTGCCGCAGTTCGCGCAGCACGCTGTGCCCGTCCTGGTCGGGCAGGCCCACATCCAGCACCACCAGTTCGGCGCCGTGCGCGGCCAGCTGCGCCAGGCCGTCGCCGCCGGTGGCGGCCTGCAGCACACGGTAGCCCTGCGCGCGCAGGCTGATGTCCAGGAAACGCCGGATCTGCGGTTCGTCGTCGATGACCAGCACGCGCGGCGGCGGAATCGGAACGGCGTGGGAGTCAGTCGGCATCGGGACGGGGCGGCGGGGCGGCGGGTTCGATCAACGGCAGGGTAATACGGATCGTGGTGCCGCAGCCATCGGCGCCGGGCAGCGCCTCGACGCTGCCGCCGTGCGCGCCGATCATGCCCTGGCAGATGGTCAGGCCGAGGCCGGTGCCGTGGCGGCCGCGGTCGCCGCGCTCGACGCTGTAGAACATGTCGAAGATACGCGCGCGCTCGTCCTCGGGGATGCCAGGGCCGCGGTCGCCGATGTCGATACGCAGGCGCCCATCGACCATCGCCGCGGCGACCCGGATCGCCTCGTCCGGCGGCGAAAATTTCGCCGCGTTCTCCAGCACGTTGAAGATCGCCTGCTCGACCAGCGCCGGATGCACCCACAGCGTCGGCAGCTCGGCGGCCAGGGCGATGTCCAGGCGCACCTGCGGCTGGTAGCGCTGCAGCCGCCGCGCGGCCGAGCCGATCAGCTCGTCCACGTCGATCCAATCGCGGTTCAAGGTCAGCCCGGTGTGGCCGAGCTTGGTCATGTCGAGCAGGTTCTGGATGTAGCGGTCCAGGCGCTCGCCTTCCAGCTGGATGGTCTCCAGCAGGCTGCGGCGGTCGTCGGCGTCCATCGCCTGGCCGTAGCTGGCCAGGCTGCTGGCCGCGCCGATCATCGCCGCCAGCGGCGAACGCAGGTCGTGCGACACCGACGACAGCAGCGCCGAGCGCAGGCGTTCGGTCTCACCGCTGACCCGCGCGCTTTCCAGGTCGGCGACCAAC of Xanthomonas translucens pv. cerealis contains these proteins:
- the ftsL gene encoding cell division protein FtsL; translation: MSRLLLIVLLACTITSAIGVVYMRHRHRQLFVELSRLEHSRDELNIEFGRLQLEQATWAESNRVDQVARERLGMKFPETGDIVVVRP
- the rsmH gene encoding 16S rRNA (cytosine(1402)-N(4))-methyltransferase RsmH, whose amino-acid sequence is MRGQAQTGHLPVSQPPAAHVPVLFAQVMDGLQVIEDGIYLDGTFGRGGHARGVLHKLGPGGRLLLMDKDPEAIAEAEHAFGSDARVRIRRGSFAELGQWDAAADLDGVLFDLGVSSPQLDVAERGFSFGKDGPLDMRMDPDAGESAAQWLARADERAIADVLWTYGDERQSRRIARAIVARRAEQPLTRTAQLAELIASVMPRGDSKTHPATRSFQAIRIHINRELADLEAGLDAALARLKPGGRLAVISFHSLEDRIVKQFMNRHAKAPPSNRRLPEAQPFVPILQLHGGAIKADADELAGNPRARSAVLRVAEKLAGPGTGDRGPGESNDKSNGKSAAADGLAARAVHLLFPAPRSRVPAQLHRSDA
- the mraZ gene encoding division/cell wall cluster transcriptional repressor MraZ — protein: MFQGETAITVDDKGRMAVPTAYRDLVVRASGNRLVLTYNPFEAGCLWLYAEKEWERVRDDVMAKPNTQRVVRVLQQKLVGSSAALELDANSRITIPPSHRAAVGIEKRAVLLGMGDKFELWSEQAHRALIQQTLSDEDLGDGLLDLKL
- a CDS encoding NRDE family protein, which codes for MCLAALALHSHPRWRLLLVGNRDEFHARPTAPLQRWAAPAQRVLAGRDLRSGGSWVGMDDAGRCIVVTNVRDPLASLSGASRGALVADYLAGAAPAAAFTDAVALRADAYPPFNLLLADTDGADYLGNHPPARQRLAPGIHGMSNGALDAPWPKTVRLCAVLAGWIAAGDEDLAPLWRALADETIAADAQLPDTGVGLELERRLSPAFIRGHDYGTRASTIVAVDGEGRGWIHERRFGADGVFLGETRLEGARDRGLGFR
- a CDS encoding IS5 family transposase, which codes for MQSKRPYPTDISDEEWAFAAPYLSLMTEQAPQRKYALRAMFNALRWMARAGAPWRLLPNDFPPWEAVYQQTQRWLQAGCFEAMVSDLRSVLRVAQGKQGQPSAIILDGRTLQSTCESGPRAGYDGYKRKKGSKVHMAVDTLGHLLAVQVTPANEQERAQVRSLAQEVQHVTGDTVTVAFVDQGYTGQEPAQAAQEEGIELHVVKLPEAKKGFVLLPRRWVVERSFGWVNRFRRLARDYERLPETLAGLHFVVFTVLMLSNAAAILQSS
- the rsmI gene encoding 16S rRNA (cytidine(1402)-2'-O)-methyltransferase, which produces MSAQPGTLHVVATPIGNLADLTPRAQEVLRAVAAICAEDTRRSGQLLAHFGIDRPLLALHEHNEDALAQRIVARLLGGESLALISDAGTPLVSDPGYRLVRAAREAGVRVSPVPGACAAIAALSVAGLPSDRFSFEGFLPAKASGRRERLARLAGEPRTLVFYESAHRIVESLADCRAAFGDARPAVLARELTKLFETVLDGSLAALQARVEADANQRKGEFVLIVQGAGDDADAQLAEGRRVYTTLSAHLPPSTAAKLAAEITGAPRKALYGG
- a CDS encoding penicillin-binding protein activator, coding for MNKRFARISALSLLALLFAGCATTSVTQSASSPAQSAALMLLERGQPREAALQLEAQAAAAAGSERNQLLADAAFAWYESGDAARARSLAAQVQPRQLSGLSKVRLALVNAELALVDRQPAQALQALGSDPQAVPQNLRARWHLARAQALEGTGDATAALDERARADIGLTGQARSDNQRAIVRQLAALDDATLKARAAALPAGDPLYNFAGRALISRGLALPRPFDRGEQWGLDTSKRPPAERDGYRPPAKLAVLLPLSGTLANVAAPVRDGLLAGYYGETRRRPEIDFIDTTGTAAGALAAYQKAIDGGADFVVGPLGRDEVSALFARDALPVPLLALNRGTSTPPAGSAGFSLAPEDDGIAAAEYLLAQERRNALVIGSNDDNGRRAVAAFRERFVERGGKVAASVSVAEVPGDVGAQLRSASAADAVFLAVKGSTARALAPQLALAGFAGKSRVATSQLVLGTGKPEDDLALDGIAYPSELWNVRGVGGLPAASSVAETLPTARGPAARLFAFGYDAWQISAYLEKLATGAEANLRGATGVLHLDGVGNILRTPAWSTFSGGRATPLPDGR
- a CDS encoding YraN family protein; amino-acid sequence: MGVDRRQRGNDVEAAARVELERAGLKLIAANVTYRGGELDLVMQQAQCLVFVEVRYRRNDAFGGAAASVDRRKRRRLLLAAQLFLAAHPHYTNWPCRFDVVEAEGEPPRLTWLRDAFRADDC
- a CDS encoding FAD-binding oxidoreductase, which encodes MTTPLPATLTDTLAALLGAEGWRTDDTSRRSYGEDDSRRWALADAVALPQTRAQVQAIVRACRAHRVPIVARGAGTGTAGAAVPFGGGVVLSFARMNRILQLRPQDRCAVVEPGVLNGDLQQALAPHGLFWPPDPSSAEICSVGGNLATNAGGPRAVKYGATRDNVLGVVAVTGAGELIRCGGAYTKDATGYDLTHLLVGSEGTLALIVEATLKLSPRPLAQAGLRAFYRDAGSAAAAVSRLMAQPTTPAMLEFMDRSAIALLRRNGSDMPEAGAMLLIEADGDHDTLPYALQALGAAADGEGLLSLDVATDGAARDRLWAARRALSPALRTIKPGKINEDVVVPVSCIPELVAGVEALAAEFDLPIVAFGHAGNGNLHVNIMYAPDDAAETARAHAALPRLFALVLALEGTLSGEHGIGVAKRDYMAQAFDAATLDAMRAVKRALDPDGILNPGKVLPEA
- a CDS encoding response regulator, coding for MPTDSHAVPIPPPRVLVIDDEPQIRRFLDISLRAQGYRVLQAATGGDGLAQLAAHGAELVVLDVGLPDQDGHSVLRELRQWSTVPVIMLTVRAGEAEKVQALDAGANDYVTKPFGVQELMARIRVLLRMQPAAGEAEPVFDDGHLHIHLGLREVRLDGEPLPLSRKEYALLALLLRHSGRVLTQPQLLREVWGPTHQEDTHYLRILVGKLRQKLGDSAVAPRYIATEPGVGLRFVGTSERSA